From one Misgurnus anguillicaudatus chromosome 2, ASM2758022v2, whole genome shotgun sequence genomic stretch:
- the tnk2b gene encoding tyrosine kinase, non-receptor, 2b isoform X4 produces the protein MQCEEGTEWLLELLMEVQLQQYFLRIRDELNVTRLSHFDYVKNEDLEKIGMGRPGQRRLWEAVKRRKTMCKRKSWMSKVFSGKRPDGDFNPQPATTFRKLSSTPPPMDSQQQALTCLISEKDLALFEKLGDGSFGVVKRGEWFTPTGKVLNVAVKCLKTDVLNQPDALDDFICEVNAMHSLDHQNLIRLYGVVLTHPMKMVTELAPLGSMLDRLRKTLGHFLISTLCQYAIQISNGMGYLESKRFIHRDLAARNILLASNELVKIGDFGLMRALPKNDDHYVMQEHRKVPFAWCAPESLKTRTFSHATDTWMFGVTLWEMFTYGQEPWLGLNGSQILHKIDKEGERLPKPEDCPQDIFNVMMQCWAQKPDDRPTFLALREFLIETMPTDMRALQDFDEPDKLQINMNDVITIIEGRAENYWWRGQNKRTLKVGQFPRNTVTSVAGLSAHDISRPLKNSFIHTGHGDTNPHRCWGFPDKIDDLYLGNPMDPPDVLGLDLNSARPTQLTGRAKKEPPPRPPQPSLLVKKPCYDAVTDDEDQTSSGLLRLSLKKKGLKLKPAAWVSATKSGDRSIYGVRTPGGSTPTEVSLIDFGEEFPSATPSPSPVVEVQIPTLAKLALEGQNILDRTPPQSPSRFLPRPLHPTPVVDWDARPLPPPPAYDDVAQDEDDIEVSSINSADRGPDELYSPQTPCTPTGEGKPHIEDNLFLPCRQSHGCTYSQSTEIFQELQQECMRHLNVPVSSTSPGLETHRQIILTLSEDKPQIPPRIPIPPRPVKRTGGEYVRWSGELSPVPGNEEDKARPPQIPPRDPFSQPSSRTPSPHVGSPQTRGSLCSSASIYGPSYLSTSPAKLMPTTQSFASDPKYAAPKVIQAQGKDKEASKGPCILPIVRDGKKVSNTHYYLLPERPPYLDRYDKFFREAEGGEEKKQINTATVKPMVHQHGELRSNFSTNNNGTLTVSGSRGGLKNSLSLSRVSTDGSLNRADSASTHDKLLLVQEAVHGVTVEECQTALQNHSWNVQKAIHYLKVEQLFCLGMKTRVECHKILEMYDWNLELASTQLLDSCGSIKLRR, from the exons ATGCAGTGTGAGGAGGGCACTGAGTGGCTGCTGGAGCTGCTAATGGAAGTGCAGTTGCAGCAGTACTTCCTGCGCATCCGTGATGAGCTCAACGTAACACGCCTTTCACACTTTGACTATGTGAAGAATGAAGACCTGGAGAAGATCGGTATGGGCCGACCAG GGCAAAGACGCCTGTGGGAGGCGGTGAAGAGAAGAAAAACCATGTGTAAGCGCAAGTCTTGGATGAGTAAG GTGTTCAGTGGCAAACGACCAGATGGAGACTTCAATCCCCAGCCGGCCACTACGTTCCGGAAACTCTCTTCCACGCCGCCTCCAATGGATAGCCAGCAACAGGCCCTCACCTGCCTGATCAGTGAAAAGGACCTGGCGCTCTTTGAGAAATTAGGGGACGGCTCCTTCGGCGTGGTTAAACGTGGAGAGTGGTTTACGCCAACTGGGAAAGTG CTTAACGTGGCAGTGAAGTGTCTGAAGACGGACGTGCTCAACCAGCCAGATGCTCTAGACGACTTCATCTGTGAGGTCAATGCCATGCACTCTCTCGATCACCAGAACCTCATCCGTCTATACGGAGTCGTCCTTACACACCCTATGAAGATG GTGACTGAGCTTGCACCTCTAGGCTCCATGCTGGATCGTTTACGAAAGACCTTGGGCCATTTCCTCATTTCCACTCTGTGTCAGTACGCCATCCAGATTTCTAATGGGATGGGTTACCTAGAATCCAAACGCTTCATACACCGGGACCTTGCTGCCAGAAACATTCTGCTGGCCTCCAATGAGCTAGTCAAAATTGGAGACTTTGGGCTGATGAGGGCACTGCCTAAGAACGATGACCATTATGTCATGCAAGAGCATCGCAAAGTCCCTTTCGCCTG GTGTGCCCCTGAGAGTCTGAAGACACGCACGTTTTCTCATGCCACAGACACGTGGATGTTTGGTGTGACTTTGTGGGAGATGTTTACCTATGGTCAAGAGCCTTGGCTAGGCCTCAATGGTAGTCAG ATACTCCATAAAATTGATAAGGAGGGCGAACGGCTGCCTAAACCGGAGGACTGTCCTCAGGACATCTTTAATGTCATGATGCAGTGTTGGGCTCAGAAACCAGATGACAGGCCCACCTTTTTGGCACTAAGGGAATTCCTGATAGAGACAATGCCTACAGACATGAGGGCCCTACAAGACTTTGATGAGCCTGACAAGCTTCAAATCAATATGAATGATGTTATTACCATTATAGAGGGCAG GGCAGAAAACTATTGGTGGAGAGGTCAAAACAAGCGCACCCTAAAGGTTGGTCAGTTTCCCAGGAACACTGTGACATCAGTAGCAGGTCTCTCTGCTCATGACATAAGCCGTCCATTAAAGAACAGCTTTATCCACACGGGCCATGGAGACACTAACCCGCACCGCTGCTGGGGCTTTCCTGACAAGATTGATGA TCTTTATCTTGGCAACCCTATGGATCCTCCAGATGTGCTGGGACTGGATCTAAACTCTGCCAGACCAACTCAACTTACTGGACGTGCTAAAA AGGAGCCTCCCCCTCGGCCCCCTCAGCCGTCTTTGCTGGTTAAGA AACCCTGCTATGATGCTGTTACTGATGACGAGGACCAAACTTCCTCAGGCCTTCTGCGACTCTCCTTGAAGAAAAAGGGCTTAAAGCTCAAACCAGCCGCCTGGGTTTCTGCTACCAAGTCAGGTGATCGTTCCATCTATGGTGTGCGGACACCAGGGGGCAGCACTCCTACAGAGGTGTCTCTTATAGACTTTGGAGAAGAGTTCCCATCGGCCACACCTTCTCCCTCACCTGTAGTGGAGGTCCAAATCCCCACCCTTGCGAAACTGGCTCTTGAGGGTCAGAATATCTTAGACAGAACTCCTCCTCAGAGCCCCTCACGCTTTTTACCCCGCCCCCTTCACCCTACCCCAGTGGTGGACTGGGATGCCCGGCCGCTCCCTCCACCCCCAGCATATGACGATGTAGCACAAGACGAGGATGACATTGAAGTAAGCTCCATTAACAGTGCGGATCGAGGACCTGATGAACTATACTCTCCTCAAACACCTTGCACTCCCACTGGAGAGGGCAAACCTCATATAGAAGACAATTTATTTTTGCCCTGCAGACAGAGCCATGGCTGTACCTACTCACAATCTACTGAGATTTTCCAAGAGCTGCAACAAGAGTGTATGAGGCATCTCAATGTACCCGTGAGCTCTACCAGCCCCGGTCTGGAGACACACCGCCAGATTATCCTTACTCTTTCTGAAGATAAACCCCAGATACCACCACGCATACCCATCCCACCCCGTCCAGTCAAGCGCACAGGGGGAGAGTATGTGCGCTGGTCTGGTGAGCTCTCACCGGTCCCTGGTAATGAGGAGGACAAGGCACGTCCACCTCAGATACCCCCACGAGACCCATTCTCACAGCCAAGCTCACGCACACCAAGTCCACACGTTGGCTCCCCACAGACCCGCGGCAGCCTCTGCTCTTCTGCTTCTATTTATGGCCCATCCTACCTCTCCACATCACCTGCTAAACTCATGCCAACCACTCAAAGCTTTGCCTCGGATCCCAAGTATGCTGCTCCTAAAGTCATTCAGGCACAGGGCAAAGACAAGGAGGCAAGCAAAGGGCCCTGCATTCTGCCTATCGTACGTGATGGTAAGAAAGTCAGCAACACGCACTACTACCTCCTGCCTGAGAGGCCTCCATATCTTGATCGCTATGATAAGTTCTTTAGAGAGGCAGAAGGTGGCGAGGAAAAGAAGCAGATAAACACAGCCACTGTCAAGCCAATGGTTCATCAACATGGGGAGCTGAGGTCCAATTTCTCCACCAATAACAACGGCACTTTGACAGTTTCTGGAAGTCGAGGGGGATTGAAGAACTCCCTCAGTCTGTCCAGAGTAAGCACTGATGGCTCATTAAACAGGGCGGACAGTGCCAGCACCCATGACAAACTATTGCTG GTACAAGAGGCCGTCCATGGAGTAACAGTTGAAGAATGTCAGACAGCTTTACAGAACCACAGCTGGAATGTGCAGAAGGCTATACACTACCTAAAG GTGGAGCAGCTTTTCTGTCTGGGAATGAAGACAAGGGTGGAGTGCCATAAGATCTTAGAAATGTATGACTGGAACCTGGAGTTAGCCAGCACTCAACTATTGGACTCATGTGGCTCAATAAAATTGAG